A genomic region of Trifolium pratense cultivar HEN17-A07 linkage group LG3, ARS_RC_1.1, whole genome shotgun sequence contains the following coding sequences:
- the LOC123913368 gene encoding phenylacetaldehyde reductase, which translates to MSKAVCVTGASGAIGSWVVRILLERGYIVHATIQDLEDENETKHLEAMEGAKGRLKFFEMDLLNSDSIAAAVKGCAGVIHLACPNIIGEVKDPEKQILEPAIQGTVNVLKVAKEAGVERVVATSSISAIIPSPNWPADKIKAEDCWTDLEYCKEKKLYYPIAKTLAEKAGWEFAKETGFDVVMINPGTALGPLIPPRINSSMAVLAGVLKGDTETYEDFFMGMAHFKDIALAHILGFEQKKASGRHLCVEAIRHYSDFVNLVADLYPEYNVAKLPTDKQPGLLRAKNASKKLIELGLEFTPAEQIIKDAVECLKSRGLV; encoded by the exons ATGTCAAAGGCTGTTTGTGTCACGGGAGCCAGCGGAGCCATCGGATCATGGGTGGTTCGCATCCTTCTCGAACGCGGCTACATCGTCCACGCCACCATCCAAGATCTCG AGGATGAGAACGAGACAAAACATTTGGAAGCAATGGAAGGAGCAAAAGGTCGTCTCAAATTTTTCGAAATGGATCTTCTTAACAGCGACTCTATTGCGGCCGCCGTGAAAGGTTGTGCCGGAGTTATACATCTTGCATGTCCTAACATCATTGGTGAAGTCAAAGACCCCGAG AAGCAAATTTTGGAACCGGCAATTCAAGGAACGGTTAACGTGTTGAAGGTGGCAAAGGAAGCAGGAGTGGAGCGTGTGGTGGCGACGTCGTCAATCTCCGCCATCATACCGAGTCCTAATTGGCCAGCTGATAAGATTAAGGCAGAAGATTGTTGGACAGACCTTGAGTATTGCAAGGAGAAGAAG TTATACTACCCCATTGCAAAGACACTAGCAGAAAAAGCTGGTTGGGAATTTGCTAAAGAGACTGGTTTTGATGTTGTGATGATTAACCCTGGTACTGCTTTGGGCCCTTTGATTCCACCAAGAATTAATTCTAGCATGGCTGTTCTTGCTGGTGTTCTCAAAG GTGACACAGAGACATATGAGGACTTCTTCATGGGAATGGCCCATTTTAAAGACATAGCTTTGGCACATATTTTGGGTTTTGAGCAAAAGAAAGCATCTGGAAGGCATTTGTGTGTGGAAGCTATTCGTCACTATAGTGATTTTGTCAATTTGGTTGCAGATTTATACCCTGAATATAATGTTGCAAA GTTGCCAACGGATAAACAACCTGGATTGTTGAGAGCAAAGAATGCATCAAAGAAGTTGATTGAATTAGGTCTAGAGTTTACTCCAGCTGAACAAATTATCAAGGATGCAGTTGAGTGTTTGAAGAGCAGAGGTTTAGTTTAA
- the LOC123916933 gene encoding zinc finger BED domain-containing protein RICESLEEPER 3-like, which translates to MQLEEENSEDFEVLLYWKLHEKKFPTLSIMARDILSIPITTVASESSFSIGGRVLTKYRSSTLPEHIQMLICTRNWLHGFTEYINDDDESNIVDDCNTAATMTQHG; encoded by the exons ATGCAACTTGAAGAAGAAAACTCCGAAGATTTTGAGGTACTCCTTTATTGGAAGCTTCATGAGAAAAAATTTCCAACGCTCTCCATAATGGCACGAGATATTCTTAGTATTCCCATCACTACAGTGGCATCAGAATCTTCTTTCAGTATTGGTGGACGCGTTCTTACCAAATACAGAAGCTCCACACTTCCTGAACACATCCAAATGTTGATTTGCACTCGAAATTGGTTGCACGGCTTTACTGAATATATAAATG atgatgatgaaagtaataTTGTGGACGACTGCAACACTGCGGCGACAATGACTCAACATGGATGA
- the LOC123919025 gene encoding LOB domain-containing protein 12-like translates to MGSGSSPCASCKLLRRRCIQECIFAPYFPSDDPRKFAIVHKVFGASNISKMLQELPIHQRAEAVNSLVYEANARVRDPVYGCVGAISYLQSQVSQLQMQLAVAQAEILCIQMQQDSATVTDSLPTHVDQDDKFMLLSENNNCYGVLPQYLNFPSSSSSSSNVFQDYEPLKSETFWT, encoded by the exons ATGGGATCAGGTTCCTCTCCTTGTGCTTCTTGCAAATTGTTGAGAAGGCGTTGCATACAAGAATGCATCTTTGCCCCTTACTTTCCTTCTGATGATCCACGCAAGTTTGCCATTGTTCATAAGGTCTTTGGTGCTAGCAATATCAGCAAAATGCTGCAG GAGCTTCCAATTCATCAAAGAGCAGAAGCAGTAAACAGTTTAGTTTATGAAGCAAATGCAAGAGTGAGAGATCCTGTTTATGGATGTGTTGGAGCCATATCATACCTTCAAAGTCAAGTTTCACAATTACAAATGCAACTTGCAGTAGCTCAAGCAGAGATACTCTGCATCCAGATGCAACAAGACTCTGCCACTGTTACTGACTCATTACCAACACATGTTGACCAAGATGACAAATTCATGCTCTTATCTGAAAATAATAATTGCTATGGAGTCCTTCCACAATATCTCAACtttccatcttcttcttcatcatcttctaaTGTATTCCAAGATTATGAGCCTCTTAAGAGTGAGACTTTTTGGACTTAA
- the LOC123919024 gene encoding protein DOUBLE-STRAND BREAK FORMATION has protein sequence MSHSVEQQLSLFRYLIQTRSFGNATLRFLDSLLVSKDVKSLVEIRSSLMQLLKSESLSIIQSIAAESVHDKLLVLEFFVRAFALVGDLESCLALRYEALVMREIKSASFQLLQVSPVEWLKFVEDAVQNGFHSVAVKACENALRCIGNDDVQKLGRDAFPEKSKATTITEITRLRNFAMTSITSRSVQVQATEYLERKTRERQKLDLPYKEKRCLASTSFRNGIKRQNMRKLYERQSLLQVNGELHEPHPNLS, from the exons AAG TTTCGGCAACGCTACGCTCCGATTTCTGGATTCGCTTTTAGTCTCCAAAGACGTGAAATCCTTAGTGGAGATTCGATCCAGCTTGATGCAACTCCTCAAATCTGAATCACTATCCATCATTCAATCAATCGCTGCAGAATCCGTCCACGATAAGCTACTCGTTCTCGAGTTCTTCGTTCGCGCTTTCGCTCTCGTTGGAGATCTAGAG AGTTGTCTGGCTTTGAGATATGAAGCTTTAGTTATGCGTGAAATCAAATCCGCTAGTTTTCAATTGCTTCAAGTTTCGCCGGTAGAATGGTTAAAGTTTGTTGAGGATGCTGTGCAGAACGGTTTTCATTCAGTTGCAGTTAAG GCATGTGAAAATGCTTTGCGTTGCATTGGAAATGATGATGTTCAAAAGCTTGGAAGAGACGCGTTTCCTGAAAAGTCGAAGGCAACTACTATCACAGAGATTACTAGGCTTAGGAACTTTGCAATGACATCAATTACTTCACGTTCTG TTCAGGTACAAGCAACAGAGTACCTAGAAAGGAAAACAAGAGAGCGGCAAAAGTTGGACTTACCCTACAAAGAAAAACGATGTCTAGCAAGCACTTCCTTCAGAAATGGAATTAAGAGACAGAATATGCGAAAGTTATATGAACGACAAAGCCTTCTGCAGGTCAATGGTGAATTGCATGAACCACATCCAAATTTGAG CTGA